Proteins from a genomic interval of Zingiber officinale cultivar Zhangliang chromosome 2A, Zo_v1.1, whole genome shotgun sequence:
- the LOC122043707 gene encoding vegetative cell wall protein gp1-like, translated as MEIMRRGRVILERRSLPYSTSTHVGVASPANLRPRLPRRASSTVRSTSSTRLARPKTSPTSRPAALVHPQAPSTTRPFTPTPLQSINPSRPTSIPGRDRGRRSANIPYATPAFREASQAARRARSVNDRLNRDAPSSSRRRVRIPSEDSDSDDQPLAQRLRHRTPNPSQDSGPSVVPPPWPPVATTTPPIATTTPIPSQADATPAPPEVPTEPPLAQPSTSQQHQSTEAGPSHRPSSTTSPLEPSHMPPSAPSGSAAGPSGSATGPSQPPPPVHHYYRTTTPI; from the coding sequence ATGGAGATAATGAGGCGCGGTCGAGTTATTTTAGAAAGGAGATCGCTCCCCTACTCGACTTCGACCCATGTCGGTGTGGCTTCCCCTGCAAATCTCCGACCCCGTCTTCCTCGCAGAGCCTCATCTACTGTCCGATCTACCTCCTCTACTCGTCTCGCTCGTCCCAAGACTTCACCTACATCCCGGCCTGCCGCCCTTGTTCATCCCCAGGCCCCGTCTACAACCCGACCCTTCACCCCGACGCCTCTTCAATCAATTAATCCTTCCCGACCAACCTCCATCCCTGGTCGCGATCGCGGTCGAAGATCAGCCAACATACCTTACGCCACCCCTGCCTTCAGAGAAGCTTCTCAGGCGGCTCGTCGAGCACGTTCTGTAAACGACCGCTTGAATCGTGATGCCCCTTCTTCTTCTCGGCGTAGGGTTCGGATACCTTCCGAAGATTCTGACTCGGATGACCAGCCTTTGGCTCAAAGACTTCGCCACAGGACCCCCAATCCTAGCCAAGACTCAGGCCCCTCCGTTGTTCCTCCTCCGTGGCCTCCTGTTGCCACCACGACGCCTCCTATTGCAACCACTACGCCTATCCCGAGCCAGGCAGATGCTACTCCTGCTCCACCTGAGGTTCCGACCGAGCCTCCACTAGCTCAACCTTCCACCTCgcaacaacatcaaagcacagaAGCTGGCCCATCACATCGCCCTTCATCAACTACCTCACCTCTAGAGCCTTCTCATATGCCCCCTTCAGCTCCTTCTGGGTCAGCTGCTGGGCCTTCTGGCTCAGCTACTGGGCCTTCACAGCCACCACCACCTGTTCATCACTATTATCGTACCACTACCCCCATCTGA